From the genome of Halobacteriovorax marinus SJ:
CAGATATAACATCTCTAAAAAAGAAAGAAGTTATAGAGACAGCTATTGAAGATTTAAGAGAGAGATATATTACATTTAATGATGATCATCAAAGCTTCTATGAGTATTGCTTAAAAACTCTTCTCGAAGCTTGTGACTGTTCTAAGGGGATTTTAGGTTATTATCCTATCAGTGCAGCTGATGAGCGATATGTTTATAGTGTGGGACTCTCGGACTTTACTTCTAATCAAGAAATGATGGAAGAGATGCTAGGGAAGATCATTGCACATGGAGATCACTATCTAAGTGATTACTCTACAGAAAATGAGATATTGATCCCAGGTGCAGAGGACTTTATTGCTTTTACGATTCATAGAGATGAGCTTAGATCACTCTATATATTAATAGCTTCAGATGAGAAGAAGTTCGATCTAGATTACTACGAATATCTCTATCCTCTTATCCAGGCAATTACAGAGATGATCGCCTATTTGAAATTAGAAGAATATAAGAATGATAAAGATTATGAAAGGAAAATCATTTTAGAAAGTACTGGAGTTGCTCTTTGGTCATATTACCCTGTAGAGAGAAGATTAGAGCTTGATGATAGTATGTATAATCTTTGGGGTTACTCCAAAGGTGACTATGAGAATGATATTGTAGCATGGGAGAGTACCATGCATCCTGAGGATAAAGATAAGGCCTTGCAGGAATTTATAGAGATGATCAAATATAAGGATCATTATGAAACGAGCTTTAGAATTATTACAAAATCAGGAACTCTTAAGTTTATTAAAGCAAAAGCTGATGTTGTAAGAGATATGAATGGCAAAGCCATTAAAGTCTTAGGAGTCAATTGGGACTCTACTAATGATGTCATAATTCAAAAAGAATTAGTAATAGCAAAAGAAATGGCCGAGGCATCTGAAGAAGCAAAGTCGGAATTCCTTGCCAATATGTCTCACGAAATTAGAACTCCTATGAATGGTATTCTAGGAATGATTTCTCTTTTATCAGAGTCAGACTTAACCAAAGAACAAATGGATATGCTTGAGACGATTCAATCATCAGGTGATATTCTTATGACAATCTTAAATGATATTTTAGATATTAGTAAGCTGGATGCTGGTAAGTATGAGCTTGATATCAGAGATTTTGATATTAGAAATTGTATAGAGAATACAACTTTTCTCTTTTCTACTCTAGCTTCAGAAAAAGGGATAAACCTTACAAGTACAATCAGCTCTGTTGTGCCGCTCTTTTTAAAAGGTGATGTGACAAGAATAAGACAAATCCTTGTAAATTTTCTCTCTAATGCAATAAAGTTCACTGAACGTGGGGAAGTGAAGATAGAGGTTGGCGCTATCAAAAAGAGCGACAGAGATGTCTCTCTTGTTATTAGTGTTATTGACACAGGAATAGGTATCCATAGTGATGCACAGGAAAATATTTTTGAGGCGTTCTCTCAAGCCGATTCTTCTACGACGAGAGTTTATGGTGGAACTGGTCTAGGGCTCTCTATTTGTTCTAAACTCATTGAGATCATGGACGGAGAAGTGAAGCTTGAAAGTGAACCGGGGAAGGGGACTAATATAACTTTTTCACTTCCTTTAGAAATAGGTGTTGAAAGTGATGATATAAGAGTTGAAGATGAACTCTTAAAGAATCAAGATGATGATAAGTTCTCTGAGCTAAATCCTCATACTATTCTTTTAGTCGAAGATAATAAGGTTAATCAAAAGATTGCTTCTGCACTACTAGCAAAACTTGGCTATTTGTGTGACATTGCTGAGAATGGTCAGGAAGGTGTAGAGATGGCCTGCTCAAAAGACTATAGTATCGTCTTCATGGATATGCAGATGCCGGTAATGGATGGATTAAAGGCCACGGAGGAGATTATAAAGTCTCTAGGTGATAAGGCTCCGCCAATTGTTGCGATGACTGCCAATGTTTTGGACGATGATAGAATCAAGTGCTTTGAAGTAGGGATGGTCGATTATATCTCTAAGCCTGTAAAAAAAGAGGATATCAAAAAAGTCCTAATTTCACGATATAGATAAAATCTATCGCCTTATTGTTTTTAAGTATTAGAGATGATGAGCGTATAGTGCTAAATTACTCCTATCGATAAACCTTAAAGGAGTATATATGCAGACTTTAATTAATTCAAAAATTCAAGAATTTAGTGTTCAAGCTTACCACAACGATGACTTTAAAACAGTTACTAATAAAGACTTAGAAGGTAAGTGGTCAATTCTATTTTTCTACCCAGCTGACTTTACATTTGTTTGTCCAACTGAGCTTGGAGATATGGCAGATAAGTATGCTGAGTTCCAAAAAATGGGTGTAGAAGTTTACTCAGTTTCTACTGATACTCATTTTACTCACAAAGCGTGGCACGACACTTCTGATACAATTAAGAAAATCAACTACCCAATGCTAGCTGACCCTACAGGTCTTCTAACAAGAGCATTTGGTGTTCATATTGAAGAGGAAGGTCTAGCTTATAGAGGAACGTTCCTAATTAACCCTGCTGGTGAGATTAAACTTGCTGAAGTTAATGATAATGGAATCGGAAGAAACGCTGATGAGTTAATGAGAAAAGTTCAAGCTGCTCAGTTTATTGCTGAGCACCCTGATGAAGTTTGTCCTGCTAAGTGGAAGCAAGGTGGAGAAACTCTAAAACCAGGTCTAGATCTTGTAGGTAAAATCTAGAGATCAAAATTACTTAGGGCCACAAAAGTGGCCCTTTTTTAAGCATTTAATAATGAGGATAATACTATGTTGGATTCACAGATATTAGATCAGCTAAAAGGCGTCTATCAAAATTTAGAAAATCAGATTGAGCTCGTTTATAACAATAGCGAACATGCTAAACAGGCAGAGCTTGTTGAGATGCTAAACTCTCTAGCGCAGACCTCTGATAAAATATCTGTAAGTGCAAGTAGTGAGAGCGCAAATGCTCCATCATTCTCTATAAAGTATAACGGAGAGTTTAATGGTGTTTCATTTGTAGGTATTCCAGGTGGACATGAATTTACTTCACTTGTTTTAGCTATTTTAAATTCAGATTTAAAAGGTAAGCTTCCAGATGAAGGAATCATTCGAAGAATTAAGAGTATTAAGGGTGATGTGAAGCTTAGAACTTATATTTCTCTCTCTTGTGAGAATTGCCCCGAAGTGGTTCAATCGCTCAATCTTATTTCAATTTTAAATTCAAATATTTCTCATGAAATGGTTGATGGTGAATTTGAACAAGAAGAGATTGAAAGACTTAAGATTCAGGGGGTTCCTAGTGTTATGGTAGGGGACGAGCTCTTTAGTTCTGGTAAGACAAACCTTGCGGCCCTTTTAACAAAATTAGAAGAGAAATTTGGTTCAGTTGATTTAAGCGATGAAGATAGAGAGCTTGGAACTTTTGATGTTGTAGTCGTTGGAGCAGGGCCTGCGGGTGCTTCGGCCGCCATTTACTCTGCCCGTAAAGGTCTTAAGACAGTTGTCATTGCAGAGAAAGTTGGAGGACAGGTAAGTGATACTAAAGGTATCGAAAACCTAATCTCTGTGCCATATACAGAAGGCCCAGAGTTATCTTCTAAACTCCTTGGACACATGAATGAATACGATATAAGCATTCTTGAACATAGACTTGTCAAAAAAGTTGAAAACTCTAGCTTAAAAGAGCTGACTTTAAGTAGTGGCGAAACGTTAAAGACAAAATCTCTCATTATTGCAACTGGTGCTAAGTGGAGAGAACTTGGGATTGAGGGTGAAAAAGAATATACCGGTAGAGGAGTGGCCTATTGTCCTCACTGTGATGGCCCATACTATAAAGGAAAGGATGTTGCCGTAATTGGAGGAGGAAACTCTGGAGTGGAAGCGGCGATTGATCTCGCAGGTATAGTTAAGTCTGTAACGCTCTATGAATTTCTTACTGAGCTAAAGGCCGACGAGGTTCTAGTGAAGAAATTGGAGTCACTAGACAATGTAAATATAATAAAGAATGCGAGAACATCAAAGGTCATTGGTGACGGAGATAAAGTTGTTGCTCTTGAGTATGAGAACCGTGAAGATGGAAGTTTACACGAGCAAAAGCTTGATGGTGTCTTTGTTCAGATTGGGTTGAGTCCAAATAGTTCATTCATAAAAGATGTTGTGAATACAAATAAGTTTGGTGAAATTGAAATCGATACAAAGTGTAGAACAAATATTGCTGGAATCTATGCTGCCGGCGATGTGACAACAGTTCCTTATAAGCAGATAATCATTTCAATGGGCGAAGGGGCGAAGGCAGCTCTGGCCGCCTTTGAAGATAATATGACTTCTTAAAAAGAATTTAATAAGAAATCTAAGTCGTCTAAGAAGAGAATCTCTTTTCTTAGGCGCAAATATGTTATGTAGAATAAGTCCGGCGATGAAGCTGAAAAGTTTCTATATCTAAAGAGAGAATTTTCTCTTCCATCTTTTAAATAAGCAGCGATCGCTTGAAAAGTCCTAGAGCTGAAGGCATGCTCTTCTACATTTGAATGTGCGATGGCCATTAATTCCTGCATAGACTGTTTTCCTCTTCTAAAATCATAACTTTGAAGAGTGTCATTAAGCTTTATTAGTGTCGGTGATAGATAATAGACCACACCCATTTGCTTAGCACTTGGATGCATTACAATTGTATCTTCATCACGAATAATATGTCTTCCCATATAACGAGTATAGAGGCCTCTAAGTATACTTCTCTTTAGAGCAATATTTCTAAATTCAAATCTCTTGGTAAGAATAAGTGCAGCAAGATTTTCTGCAAATGACTCTGCCATATGAATATGGTGACCATCTGTAGCAAAGCTATCAGGTATATACTTTTCATCTAGGCAGTGTGAAAGTTCATGATAGAGAGAGAAAAGTTTTAATTCTTTAAGTGTAAGTAGCTCAGTTACTCGCTCCACTGTGTCCTTAGGATAGGGATTGAGTGAGTCATGAATTCCTAGAATTCTCTCTACTTCTTCACTATGATTTGTCTTCGCTCCAGAGGGAAAGACGGCACAGAACTTATAGTCTTTTGAGCGCTTTTCTTTAAAAGGAAGTGCACTGGCCGAGTTGTTTAAAACAGTGTGATAGTCGAGAATACTTTCTGCTTCAAAGTGATCTATCGTAATATTGAAAGTCTCTTTCATATAAAGAGTAATACTCTTTATATTTTGATTCTTATCTTCAACTAAAAGACTTCTAATCTTATCTTTATTAAAAATAATAATTGGATATTTTTGATATTGATTGAATTCAGTATTGAGTTTTTCAATTTCACTTGTCGTATCAAAGGCAAGTGTAGTACTCGATAGAGCAATTAGAATGAGAAGAGCTTTAATATATCTCATTATCTATTGACCTTCTTTGGAAGAAAGTCTTCTATCTCATCGATTAGGTATTTCATTCTTTGGGTTGTATCTTCTAGCTTCTTTAGTTGTTGATGAATCAGTAAAATTCTCTCCAGTTGTCCGAGCTTTTTTTGTACTGGAGCAGACTCTTCGATTAATTCATCTTCATCATAGATTTCATCTTGAGATGGAATATGTGCAAACTCATTTAAGAGCGCCTCGAGTGGGTCGTTATTTATTAATTCTTGTTCACTTGATGTCTCAACAGGAAAATTTTTAGCCGCAGGGAACATAACCAGATTGTCTGCTGAGTTTTGAATGCTTTCTTTCATTTCACTTCCAATTTTAATTCAATTTATATCTTTGCTAATTTAGTGCCAAAAAAATCCATGTAAAAACAGTGATTTACGTAAGAGTTATTCATTTGCATTGTCTAAAGTTTTGAGATTGTTTGAATTTTAGTCATTGCGAGATCACTCTTTTTTCCATTCTAGAGGAAATGGAAAAACGGATAAAGATAAGTGAATTAATTACAAAAGCTAGTGCATAAATATTGGACACTTACTGAGGCGGAACTTTCTTCCCTGTGGTTTTTGAACTTGGCGCTTGAGAAGATTAGAGAGCGTGTAAAGCGCAGGAGTAAAAGATGAGTGATAAACCAGCATGTCTTAAATGCGTCCATTACAAAGCTTCTTGGGACCCCAAGAACCCGCGTGCTTGCAAGCTCTATGGTTTTAGCTCTAAATTTCTTCCGTCTCAAGTTGTAAAAAGAGAGACCGGAACTGAGTGTCAGGGCTTTAAAATGAAGGATCACTTCAAGAAGTCTAAACCTCTAGATTTAAATGATGAATCTCTTTGGTAGCTATCAGTAAATACATTCCTTGACTCGTTTAGTTAAACATTTTTACCAGCTACTTTTTACCTTGAATTCTTAGTAAAATTATTTAGAACTCCTCACCAAGGATTACCCTAATGAGCTTATTTCAAAATTTAAATATTACAGCAAATACTTCCAAGCAACTTGGTCGAAAGCTAGAGATGGTTGGCGACAATATTAACAATGCTGGAACGAATGGTTTCAAAGGAAGTCGTGCAGAGTTTTCTGAAATGCTCAACACTGCTTCAATGGGTGCTGACGGAGGAGATCAAGTTGGTGCGGGTGCAATTATAGATGCTTCAAAGAGAGATCTCTCGCAAGGGACTTTAGCGCATTCAAATTCTGCTACAGATCTCGCTATTGATGGTACAGGTCTCTTTGCTGTAAATACTCCTTTTGGGCAGGCCTATACAAGAGATGGTTCATTTCGTTTTGATAAGGACGGCTACTTAGTGACAAGTGATGGGCATAAAGTACTTGGGTATAACGGTGAAGAAGGACAGGAGTCTAATACTGTTTCGCCTCTTCAACTTTCAAATGGAAGTATGAACGCCAGTGCAACTTCTAATGTGTCTATGACTATGAACTTAGACGCCAGGGAAGATATAAAAGTTTTTGATATTCAAAACCCTAGAGAGACAAGTAGCTTTGAGAGATCAATTACGGTTCTTGATTCTAAAGGAGAACAACAATCCTTAACAATGTACTTTACTAAAACGGCTCAAGGAGTTTGGTCATACAATGCTGTAGGTAAAGGTGAGGATTTAGACCCTGCTGTTGAGGGAGATGTTTTACTGGGAACAGGTACTGCGAGCTTTGATAATAAAGGTGTTCTCGTAAATGATTCTGGTCTTAGTGCTAATGTAACGTTTAAAGAAAATGATGAACAGGCCATAAATTTTTCTCTTACAGATAAGGGAGTTGCGACAACTCAATTTGGAACAGACACAAGCGTTAGCTCTAATACAAGAAATGGTAATGAAGCCGGTTCAGTGGTTGGTCTAGGTTTTGATAAAGGCGGATCACTTACTCTGCGCTATGATAATGGAAAGAGTGTTCAATTAGGAAAGATTGCTGTTGCAAAGTTTACTAATGAGCAAGGTTTAAGAAGAGTAGGACAGAATCTCTTTGTGGGTAATCAAACTTCTGGGCAAGTATCTCTAGGAAAGAGTGGTGAGCAGGGGCGCGGAGATATTCGTACAAACGCTATAGAACAATCAAATGTAGATATCACTAATAATTTTGTAGATATGATGAAGACGCAAAAAAGTTTTTCAGCAAACTCAGAGGCCATGAGTGCAATTGATGGCCTCCTTAAAAATGTGATTGCTCTTAGATAGAATGACTCGTAAGTCTTTGTTCGAGTTTAGGCTTCTCCCCCTTTAGATCTAATTCCGAGTCAGGAGTGAGCGTACTCGTAAGGGCGGAGAGTCTAGTCAAAATATCATCTGGGATATCTTGTGGATAGAATCTCTTCATCAAGTCCATAACAAATTGCGAGTTAATCAAATTACTATAATCTATGAAAAAGAGATCACTTACTTTCTGTGATCTAATAAATGATTCAAACTCAGCTTTGCCAAATTTTTCACAAATAATTTTAATGATAGGAGCAATTTCTCGCACACTAGTATTCGCTTCATTGAGATATTTCTTTGGGAGCTTAAAAGGGTTGCCAGTTGTTTGTAGTCTAGGCCTACCCTTTCTCTCAATAACACCGCTCCAAACAGAGTCGGCCGGGATATCCAGTAATTTACTTAGTAAAAACCAGTGTTTAGCCGAAACAGAGCATTGATACGATTCAATTTTAGATAGCGTTCCTTGAGTGATTCCCGTTTTCTTTGAGACTTCAGATTGTGTAAGTCCACTCTTTTTACGGGCGCTAAGAATTATTCTTGATAGTCCATATTCATCTACTTTCATAAGCTCTCTAATGTTGTATAGTACTTTTGTCCTATGAGTATAATAGAACAATTTCACATATGTACAATGCTATTTAGACATTTTTGTGAAATTTTGTTAAAAATCTTACATTTATTTACACCGAGGAATGATATGAGTGCCATTGGCGATAGAGTAGACTCACTAGTTGAGCAATTTGAGAAATTTTCAAATTGGGAAGATAAGTATAAGGCCATTATTGGTCTTGGAAAGGAATTAGAGGCCTTACCAGAGGAATATAGATTAGAAGAGAATAAGGTAAAGGGCTGTCAAAGCCAAGTTTGGCTCTACGGTGAACTTAAAGATGGTAAGGTTTATTTTCACGCAGATAGTGACGCTGCTATTGTTAAAGGAATTATTGCCCTTCTTCTAAAGGTTTACTCTAACGCTACACCTGATGAGATTCTTGTGACGAAGCCAGACTTCTTAGAGACAATTGGTCTTCGCCAGCATCTTTCTATGAGTAGAGCTAATGGACTTAGTTCAATGGTAAAGCAAATCTCTGTTTACGCACTAGCGTTTAAAACAAAACTTAGCATGGGACTATAAAGATGATGACCTATAGACCTAGAAGAAATAGAAATTCAAAATCTATTAGAAACCTTATCCGTGAAAATGCTCTAACGAGTAATGACCTCATTGCTCCACTCTTTGTTATAGAAGGGGAGAATCAGTCTGTGGCCATTGACTCTATGCCTGGTCAATATAGATTGAGTATTGATTTACTAGTTAAGGAAGTTGAAGAACTTTGGGAATTAGGTGTTCCATGTGTATCACTCTTTCCTGCTTTAGATGATTCTAAAAAAGATAAGTACGCAACAGAGTCTTATAATGACGATGGACTTTTTCAAAGGGCCATTAGGGCGGTAAAGAAAGCTTGTCCAGAAATACTCGTGATGAGTGATGTGGCCATGGACCCGTATTCTAGTGATGGTCATGATGGAGTTGTCTCCGATGATGGAGAAATTTTAAACGATGAGACACTAGAAATTTTGGCAAAGATGTCCCTCTCTCAGGCCAAGGCCGGAAGTGATATTATTGGCCCTTCTGATATGATGGATGGAAGAATTGGTTATATTAGAGACGCACTTGATGAAGCAGGATTCACTAATACAATTATTATGTCTTACACTGCTAAGTATGCCTCTGCATTCTATGGCCCATTTAGAGACGCTCTAGATTCAGCGCCTAAATCGGGAGATAAGAAGACTTATCAAATGGACTTTGCCAATAAGAGAGAGGCCATAAGAGAAACAATTTTAGATGAGCAAGAGGGAGCAGATATTCTCATGGTAAAGCCAGGGATTAGTTACCTCGATATTATTAGCGATATGAGATCTAATACAACTCTTCCTATTGCTGCTTATAACGTTAGTGGAGAATACGCCATGGTAAAGGCGGCAGATGAAAAGGGTTGGATTGACGGTGAAGCTGTAATGATGGAGATGTTAACTTCATTCAAAAGAGCGGGCTGTGATATGATCCTTACTTATTTTGCGAAAGAAGCTGCGACTCTTCTGAGAGCGAATAGATAGTCCTTTGGGACTATCTATTATGTCTTTCATATGACTTTTGAATTTCCTGCTCTAAATTATCAACTTTTAAAATTCTAAAAACTTTCTCATCAGACTCTTTAGATTTATTCTTATAGTGAATTGACCTTAGACAATCTTCACCTGTGTAATAAAAGTCTTTCTTACCCTGAATAAGAATTCCTTCAACATCTCCAGTCTCCTCATTAAAAACTGGTGAGCCACTATTTCCAATATAGGTATCAGTATTAGTGACAAAGTAATTCTTTCTCTTTTTGAGAGACGTTATAGGATGAATTAAATCCGCAAATTTAAAGCCACTGACTTTTGCACCGTCAGCAATTTTTAAAGGAAGACCAACCGGATGTCCAATGACGATTAGAGGAGTGTTACGCTTCACTTTTCCATCTCGTCTAAGCTTAAGAGGCTCTCGGTTTGTGACTTCTCTATCTAATTGAATAAGAGCATAGTCCTTAACATTCACTGTATTAGTATTAAGTTTTCTATCGATAAGCTTTTTACACGAATAGGCATTGTCTTTATTAATTGCTTGTGTTCCTTTCGTATAGTCAAAGATCCAAGTATTTTGCTTACATTGAGTCTCATCGTTAATACAGTGACCCGCTGTAAGAAGAAGATCCGGCCCTACTAAAAAGGCAGTACAAGTTGGAAGAGGAATTTGATCACTAAAGCGCTCTTCTTTGCACACATTATAGTAGAGCTGCATAGAGAGTTTCTTAAAGTTTAAAACTTCTGAATTGTCTTGGGATTGAGTTAACTTCTTATTCCATACCATACCAGCTACGGAGCTGGCCGCTGAGCTAAATCTTTGATCAGAGAATTCCTCACTCTCAACACGATTATCGATTCCGTATACGACCTTAGGTGCATCTGCAAATGAAGAAGAAATAGTGATGTAAATAAATAATATTACTGAAAAACAGCGCTTAAATGTCATTGATCCTCCGAAGCCAGAATTGTAGATGAAGTCAAAATTCCAAACAATGCTATGTGTAATGTTTTCTTCGAGAGAACTTATTGACTAAGAGCTAAGTCTTGATTTTTACTTATACATTCACGGAGTTTGCAAATGATATTTTCAAAGAAAATTACAGTACGTCCATTATTTGAAAAAGAGTCCTCAACTTACACTTATCTTATTTACGATAACGAGACTTTGGACGCGATCATCATTGACCCTGTAAAGGAAACATTGCAAAGAGATGTGAACCTCATAACTGAGTTAGGCCTAAAGCTGCAGTGGATTTTAGAAACTCATATTCACGCAGACCATATAACTAGTGCCTTTGATCTTCACACTAAATTTGGAGCAACAATTGGGTTAAGTAATCACGCCATTGTTGATTGTGTTCAAGCAAAGTGCTTGAATGACGGTGAAGAAATTCAAGTGAGCAACGATCTAGCTTTTAAGTTCATTGAAACTCCAGGTCATACTAATTGTTCAGCTTGTATTCTTATTGATAACTTTCTCTTTAGTGGGGATACACTTTTAATTAGAGGGTGTGGCAGAACTGATTTTCAACAAGGCTCTAATGAATCCCTCTTTAAAAGTGTAAGAGAAAAGCTCTTTACTTTAGGTGATGAGACAATAGTTCTACCGGGTCATAATTATAAGGGAGAGTTCTTTTCAACTATAGGTGAGGAGAAGAGTTTCAACCCTAGACTAAAGATGGATAATAGTTTTGAGCAATTCGCAGAAATTATGGATAACCTCAAGCTTGCTGCGCCAAAGAAGATTGATATCGCACTAGCTGGTAATAAGTACTGTGGAAGGGAGCAAGTCTAATGAAATTACTTCTTCCTCTTCTATTGCTCATGCTTGGTCAAAATCTATGGGCCAAAGAATATATAATCAAAGATAAGAAAACTTCTTTAAAGGTTAATGTTAAAACTCCAAATGAGTTTGAAGCCAAAGAAAAATTTCTAAATACTCCACTTTTGATTTGGAGTAAGGAGCTTAAGCACCATGGACCAAGTGTTGCTCTCTTTCCTTTAAATAAACTTCCTAAGCATGCTCTTTCTAAGGGCGCGCAAAAGAGTAACTTTGACTCCTTTCAAAAAAACAATAGAGAGAATCTTGGAACTCTTAAGGCGAGTGAGCTAAACTTCTCAGCTCCAAAGTTGGAAAAGGATAGAGTTATCTACTCTTATAATTATATTCTACCTGGAAATATAAAAGTCTACGCTCTAGATATTTTAAAAGAATGTAAGAGTGGTGGGCTCAAGATTAAAAGCGTTATTAGAAGTAAGGACCATAAGAAGTACGGATCCATAATCAATGAATTGATTAATGGTATTAGTTGTAAATAGACTTTTTCAGTCTACTTTCTGGCCTTAACTTTTACAGGGACGCGACTTTTTTCTAGGTCTCTTTGTCTCTTTAGTTCAATGGCCATGGCCGATCCAAAAATAATTCCTGCGATAATAACGATTTCCATGGGGCCTCCTCTTAGTTCGCTATTCTATTATAGCGTATATTCAAACTTTTCGACAGCTGGCCTCGATTTGTTAACGAAATAGATTAAAAATGAAAGTATTTGAAAGTTTTTGCCAATAAAATATGGCGAATTTCACCTTTTTTGGCCCTAGGGTAGAATTTATTTTTATTGATTTCTTTCTCTTTGCACCTTTTGAGATTTAAAAAATATTGCTATTATTGATAAATATCTAATTTTTCAAAGGCAAAGAATGAGTTTTAATCTTCCTCTAAATCCTGAGCAGAAGGCCCTGGAGATCAATTTAAACGATAAAATTTATGGAACTATTGCAGAGATTGGTGCAGGTCAAGAAGTCGCAAGATACTTCTTTAGGGCCGGTGGTGCTGCTGGAACCATTGCAAAGACGATCTCTGCCTATGACATGATTGTCTCGGATACGATTTATGGAAAGGAAAAGAGTGGGCGCTATGTCTGCGAAGATAGATTACATAAAATGCTTGATCGCGAATATGATCAGCTAGAAGCCAGACTTAGAGAGACGAGAGGAAAGGATACGCAATTCTTTGCTTTTGCTGACACTGTCGCTGCGAAGAGCTTTAAGAGTACTGGTGATGGTCATGGTTGGCTTGGTGTTAAGTTTCAGCACAAGAAGGGAGCCAAACCAAGTGAATGTATTATTCACGTAAGACTTAAAGATAAAGAGAATCTTCAACAACAAGAGGTCTTAGGAATCATTGGTGTTAACCTTATTTACGCTTGTTTTAATCATGCCTGCGATTCTATTTCTTTTGCGAACTCTCTTGAGGAGAGATTAACTAGTGAGCGAATTGAAATTGATATGATTAGAGTTTGTGGTGACGCTTTTAAGAATGTGGACAA
Proteins encoded in this window:
- the hemB gene encoding porphobilinogen synthase → MMTYRPRRNRNSKSIRNLIRENALTSNDLIAPLFVIEGENQSVAIDSMPGQYRLSIDLLVKEVEELWELGVPCVSLFPALDDSKKDKYATESYNDDGLFQRAIRAVKKACPEILVMSDVAMDPYSSDGHDGVVSDDGEILNDETLEILAKMSLSQAKAGSDIIGPSDMMDGRIGYIRDALDEAGFTNTIIMSYTAKYASAFYGPFRDALDSAPKSGDKKTYQMDFANKREAIRETILDEQEGADILMVKPGISYLDIISDMRSNTTLPIAAYNVSGEYAMVKAADEKGWIDGEAVMMEMLTSFKRAGCDMILTYFAKEAATLLRANR
- a CDS encoding MBL fold metallo-hydrolase, coding for MIFSKKITVRPLFEKESSTYTYLIYDNETLDAIIIDPVKETLQRDVNLITELGLKLQWILETHIHADHITSAFDLHTKFGATIGLSNHAIVDCVQAKCLNDGEEIQVSNDLAFKFIETPGHTNCSACILIDNFLFSGDTLLIRGCGRTDFQQGSNESLFKSVREKLFTLGDETIVLPGHNYKGEFFSTIGEEKSFNPRLKMDNSFEQFAEIMDNLKLAAPKKIDIALAGNKYCGREQV
- a CDS encoding trypsin-like serine peptidase, giving the protein MTFKRCFSVILFIYITISSSFADAPKVVYGIDNRVESEEFSDQRFSSAASSVAGMVWNKKLTQSQDNSEVLNFKKLSMQLYYNVCKEERFSDQIPLPTCTAFLVGPDLLLTAGHCINDETQCKQNTWIFDYTKGTQAINKDNAYSCKKLIDRKLNTNTVNVKDYALIQLDREVTNREPLKLRRDGKVKRNTPLIVIGHPVGLPLKIADGAKVSGFKFADLIHPITSLKKRKNYFVTNTDTYIGNSGSPVFNEETGDVEGILIQGKKDFYYTGEDCLRSIHYKNKSKESDEKVFRILKVDNLEQEIQKSYERHNR